In the Ensifer adhaerens genome, one interval contains:
- a CDS encoding autoinducer 2 ABC transporter substrate-binding protein, with amino-acid sequence MIRKFLVAALATSLALASSAAAFAQDAGKVGVVVKIGGIPWFNAMEAGIKERGQKLGVDAFMVGPTSADPALQVRAIEDLIAQGVKVIGVVPNDAKVLEPVLTKAKEKGIIVITHESPSQKGADWDFELASSTGFGEAHGKLLAEKMGGKGEYAVFVGSLTVPLHNAWADAAIAYIKKNHPDMTLVGDRYGVAEDVDKSRSTALDLISAHPNLKGFLAFGSQGPIGAGRAVEERRKVGEIFVLGPFSPGQGQKLVKSDAISGGFMWNPKQAGEVFVTLADKLMKGEEVKDGDEIEGLGKVKPDFENRNIIVDQLVPINKDTVADLAAMGL; translated from the coding sequence ATGATCAGGAAATTTCTCGTCGCCGCCCTGGCGACATCGCTGGCGCTTGCCAGCTCTGCAGCTGCCTTTGCTCAGGACGCCGGCAAGGTCGGCGTCGTCGTCAAGATCGGCGGCATTCCGTGGTTCAACGCCATGGAGGCCGGTATCAAGGAGCGCGGCCAGAAGCTCGGCGTCGACGCCTTCATGGTCGGCCCGACCAGCGCCGATCCGGCGCTGCAGGTGCGCGCCATCGAGGACCTTATCGCCCAAGGCGTGAAGGTCATTGGCGTGGTGCCGAACGATGCCAAGGTGCTCGAGCCGGTGCTCACCAAGGCCAAGGAAAAGGGCATCATCGTCATCACCCATGAATCGCCGAGCCAGAAGGGTGCCGACTGGGACTTCGAGCTCGCATCCTCCACCGGTTTCGGTGAGGCGCATGGCAAGCTGCTCGCCGAGAAGATGGGTGGCAAGGGCGAGTATGCCGTCTTCGTCGGCTCGCTGACCGTGCCGCTTCACAACGCCTGGGCCGATGCGGCGATCGCCTACATCAAGAAGAACCATCCGGACATGACGCTGGTCGGCGACCGCTACGGTGTTGCGGAAGACGTCGACAAGAGCCGGTCCACCGCACTCGACCTCATCTCTGCGCATCCGAACCTCAAGGGCTTCCTCGCTTTTGGCAGCCAAGGCCCGATCGGTGCCGGCCGCGCCGTCGAAGAGCGCCGCAAGGTCGGTGAGATCTTCGTGCTCGGTCCCTTCTCGCCCGGCCAGGGCCAGAAGCTCGTGAAGTCCGATGCGATCTCGGGCGGCTTCATGTGGAATCCGAAGCAGGCCGGCGAAGTCTTCGTCACCCTTGCCGACAAGCTGATGAAGGGCGAGGAGGTGAAGGATGGTGACGAGATCGAAGGTCTGGGAAAGGTCAAGCCGGACTTCGAAAACCGCAACATCATCGTCGACCAGCTCGTGCCGATCAACAAGGACACGGTTGCGGATCTCGCGGCCATGGGCCTCTGA
- a CDS encoding sugar ABC transporter ATP-binding protein — MHKLATAGGGEKPLLSLRDINMTFGGVRALKNVSFDVRPGEVHCLAGENGCGKSTLIKIITGVYRPADGASIEFDGETYSHMSPVTAQDRGIQVIWQDLALFPEMSVAENIAFQTVLGRWPKLVDYGRMRKIAKDALARLGVTLDVDLPLKEYAIAQRQIVAIARALVGEARLVFMDEPTASLTQSETDHLLDIVRGLSASGVAVVFVSHRLAEVLEISSRITVLRDGALVGVYPAAGMTQSRITELMTGKTFDQQVRAKSRDGQPVVLDVKGLSRPGQFEDISLTVRRGETLGITGLLGAGRTELALTLFGMLKPASGTIALDGQSVRFSSNRDAIAAGVAYLSEDRLSLGLIQPQSIADNLVISSLDKILSGGLVSEERKRSLVARWIADLGVKIGLQQDAISTLSGGNQQRVAIAKWLATDPKLLILDAPTVGVDVGARAGIFDIVARLAETGLAIILISDEVPEVYFNADRVLHMAQGRIVGSYDPRTSSLADIEGAVYA; from the coding sequence ATGCATAAGCTTGCGACCGCAGGAGGAGGCGAGAAGCCGCTTCTGTCCTTGCGCGACATCAACATGACCTTCGGTGGCGTCCGGGCCCTCAAGAATGTGAGCTTCGACGTTCGCCCCGGCGAGGTTCATTGCCTGGCCGGCGAAAACGGCTGCGGCAAGAGCACGCTGATCAAGATTATCACCGGCGTTTACCGCCCCGCCGATGGCGCCTCGATCGAATTCGATGGCGAAACCTATTCCCACATGTCGCCAGTGACCGCACAGGATCGCGGTATCCAGGTGATCTGGCAGGACCTGGCGCTGTTTCCCGAAATGAGCGTCGCCGAAAACATCGCCTTCCAGACAGTGCTCGGCCGCTGGCCGAAACTGGTCGATTATGGCCGAATGCGCAAGATCGCCAAGGACGCGCTCGCCCGCCTCGGCGTGACGCTCGATGTCGATCTACCGCTCAAGGAATATGCGATTGCCCAGCGCCAGATCGTCGCGATCGCCCGGGCGCTTGTGGGTGAAGCGAGGCTCGTCTTCATGGACGAGCCGACCGCGTCGCTGACGCAATCGGAAACCGACCATCTGCTCGATATCGTCCGCGGGCTCTCCGCCTCCGGCGTCGCCGTCGTCTTCGTCAGCCACCGGCTTGCCGAGGTGCTGGAGATTTCAAGCCGCATCACGGTATTGCGCGATGGTGCGCTGGTCGGCGTCTACCCCGCCGCCGGCATGACCCAGTCGCGCATCACCGAGCTGATGACCGGCAAGACCTTCGACCAGCAGGTGCGGGCAAAGTCGCGCGACGGCCAACCCGTCGTGCTCGATGTGAAGGGCCTTTCCCGCCCTGGACAGTTCGAGGATATCTCGCTCACCGTGCGCCGCGGCGAAACGCTGGGGATTACCGGCCTGCTCGGCGCCGGGCGCACCGAACTGGCGCTGACGCTCTTCGGCATGCTGAAGCCGGCATCCGGCACCATTGCGCTCGATGGCCAGTCGGTCCGCTTCTCATCCAACCGCGATGCGATCGCGGCCGGGGTCGCCTACCTCTCCGAGGACCGGTTGTCGCTCGGCCTCATCCAGCCCCAGTCGATTGCCGACAACCTCGTCATCAGCTCGCTCGACAAGATCCTTTCAGGCGGTCTAGTCTCGGAAGAGCGCAAGCGCAGCCTTGTCGCCCGCTGGATCGCCGATCTCGGCGTCAAGATCGGCCTGCAGCAGGATGCGATCTCAACGCTTTCCGGCGGCAACCAGCAGCGCGTGGCGATCGCCAAGTGGCTCGCGACCGATCCGAAGCTCCTGATCCTCGATGCGCCGACCGTCGGCGTCGACGTTGGCGCACGTGCCGGCATCTTCGACATCGTCGCGCGGCTCGCAGAAACCGGGCTTGCGATCATCCTGATCTCCGACGAGGTGCCGGAGGTCTACTTCAACGCCGACCGCGTGCTGCACATGGCGCAGGGCCGCATCGTCGGCAGCTACGATCCGCGCACATCCTCGCTCGCCGACATCGAAGGAGCGGTCTATGCGTAG
- a CDS encoding ABC transporter permease yields the protein MRSFVRTHATEVSLLAVIIAISAVLSVSTANFFSLGNAFDLLNISSVNIIFAVGLLVVLIAGGIDISFAVAASVVQYGTAIALGWIGGGGWISGLLIAGSLGILLGAINAFLIHRFRVISIVATISTFNIYFGLLMFFTKGVSIYDLPDWLTDRVILFEHEMPDGTWIEITLPVLVMVFCVVATWVLITRTTTGRQLYAFGDNPEGARRFGINIGAMQIIAFGWLGLMAGIGGLIQVHYAQEVVPNALYGRELDVLAAVVLGGARLGGGKGSVFGCVLGVLLISITQNGLNLMGVSPFAFKMIIGAIILIAITLSNTGIEKLLPFVSQKGAGR from the coding sequence ATGCGTAGCTTCGTCCGCACCCACGCGACGGAAGTGTCGCTGCTTGCCGTCATCATCGCGATCAGCGCCGTGCTGTCGGTCTCGACCGCCAACTTCTTCTCGCTCGGCAACGCATTTGACCTGCTGAACATCAGCTCGGTCAACATCATCTTCGCCGTCGGGCTGCTCGTCGTACTGATTGCCGGTGGCATCGATATCTCCTTCGCCGTCGCCGCCTCGGTCGTGCAATACGGCACGGCCATTGCTCTTGGATGGATTGGCGGCGGAGGTTGGATCTCGGGGCTCCTGATCGCGGGCTCGCTCGGCATCCTGCTCGGCGCAATCAACGCCTTCCTGATCCATCGCTTCCGGGTGATCTCGATCGTTGCGACGATCTCCACCTTCAACATCTATTTCGGCCTGTTGATGTTCTTTACCAAGGGCGTGTCGATCTACGACCTGCCGGATTGGCTGACGGATCGCGTCATCCTGTTCGAACACGAAATGCCTGACGGAACCTGGATCGAGATCACGCTTCCCGTGCTGGTGATGGTGTTCTGCGTTGTCGCCACCTGGGTGCTGATCACCCGCACCACGACTGGCCGCCAGCTCTATGCCTTTGGCGACAATCCGGAGGGCGCTCGCCGCTTCGGCATCAATATCGGCGCCATGCAGATCATCGCCTTCGGCTGGCTCGGTCTGATGGCCGGCATCGGTGGACTGATCCAGGTCCATTACGCCCAGGAGGTGGTGCCGAACGCGCTTTATGGACGGGAACTCGACGTATTGGCGGCGGTCGTGCTCGGCGGCGCGCGGCTTGGCGGCGGCAAGGGGTCGGTGTTCGGCTGCGTGCTCGGGGTGCTCCTCATCTCGATCACCCAGAACGGTCTCAACCTGATGGGGGTCTCGCCCTTTGCCTTCAAGATGATCATCGGCGCCATCATCCTCATCGCAATCACACTCTCCAACACCGGCATCGAAAAGCTGTTGCCCTTCGTCAGCCAGAAAGGAGCCGGACGATGA
- a CDS encoding ABC transporter permease — protein sequence MSAIVERVKTLIGPEMAGPGLAFLAVVLVFGIASPQFLSAATFGSVAFQLPELGLLTLAMLLPILTGGLNLAITFTANIAGLTLAWVLQANGGVDAGPGAFLLGSALAILVGAASGVIMGLVIAFTRAHPILVSLSMMIFLRGLGEFLTRGGDVSGFPAFLGPLGHGSFIGVPIPLIVFIVCVLAWNVLLTRTKLGFSTYIVGSNLEATRYSGINTRKVIVLVYALSGAMCAIAGIIMLARFNSVRIGHGESYLLITVLACFLGGVNPFGGFGRVIPVFVALVVLQLLSSGLNLIGANQHLATAVWGLLLAGVMVLRFVATKFKISFVRKET from the coding sequence ATGAGTGCGATCGTCGAACGCGTGAAGACCCTCATCGGCCCGGAAATGGCCGGGCCGGGGCTGGCTTTCCTCGCCGTGGTGCTGGTCTTCGGCATCGCCTCGCCGCAATTCCTGAGCGCCGCCACCTTCGGCTCGGTCGCCTTCCAGCTTCCGGAACTCGGCCTGCTGACGCTGGCGATGCTGCTGCCGATCCTCACCGGCGGTCTCAATCTCGCAATCACCTTCACGGCCAACATCGCCGGGCTGACGCTCGCCTGGGTGCTGCAGGCCAATGGCGGGGTGGATGCCGGCCCCGGAGCTTTCCTGCTCGGTTCGGCGCTCGCCATTCTCGTTGGGGCGGCGAGCGGCGTGATCATGGGACTGGTGATCGCCTTTACCCGCGCGCATCCGATTCTCGTTTCGCTGTCGATGATGATCTTCCTGCGCGGCCTCGGAGAGTTCCTGACGCGCGGCGGCGACGTATCCGGCTTTCCGGCCTTCCTCGGTCCGCTCGGTCACGGCTCGTTTATCGGCGTGCCGATCCCGCTCATCGTTTTTATCGTCTGCGTGCTCGCCTGGAACGTGCTGCTCACCCGCACGAAGCTCGGCTTCAGCACCTATATAGTCGGCTCCAACCTCGAGGCGACGCGCTATTCCGGCATCAACACCCGCAAGGTGATCGTGCTGGTCTATGCGCTTTCGGGCGCCATGTGCGCGATTGCCGGCATCATCATGCTGGCCCGCTTCAACTCCGTGCGCATCGGCCACGGCGAAAGCTACCTGCTGATCACGGTGCTCGCCTGCTTCTTGGGCGGCGTCAATCCGTTCGGCGGTTTCGGCCGGGTCATTCCCGTCTTCGTCGCCCTGGTGGTGCTGCAGCTTCTTTCTTCGGGGCTGAACCTCATCGGCGCCAACCAGCATCTGGCGACCGCCGTCTGGGGGCTGCTGCTCGCCGGCGTCATGGTGCTGCGCTTCGTCGCGACCAAGTTCAAGATTTCATTTGTCAGAAAGGAAACATGA
- a CDS encoding sugar phosphate isomerase/epimerase family protein, with amino-acid sequence MQGFGVHTSMWTMNWDRPGAERAVAAAVKYGVDFIEIPMLNPPAVDTAHTKALLEKHKLRAVCSLGLPERAWASVRPDAAIEHLKVAIDKTADLGGEALSGVIYGGIGERTGVPPTEAEYDNIARVLQAAARHAKTRGIELGVEAVNRYENHLINTGWQAVDMIKRVGADNVFVHLDTYHMNIEEKGVGTGILDARDFIKYIHLSESDRGTPGYGNCAWDEIFATLAAIGFKGGLAMESFINMPPEVAYGLAVWRPVAKDEEEVMGNGLPFLRNKAKQYGLI; translated from the coding sequence ATGCAGGGTTTTGGCGTCCATACGAGCATGTGGACCATGAATTGGGATCGTCCCGGCGCCGAGCGCGCGGTGGCTGCGGCGGTAAAGTATGGGGTCGATTTCATTGAGATCCCGATGCTCAATCCGCCGGCGGTCGATACCGCTCATACCAAGGCGCTGCTCGAGAAGCACAAGCTGCGCGCCGTCTGCTCGCTCGGCCTGCCGGAGCGCGCCTGGGCGTCCGTCCGCCCCGATGCGGCGATCGAGCATCTGAAGGTGGCGATCGACAAGACGGCCGACCTCGGCGGCGAGGCGCTTTCCGGCGTGATCTACGGCGGCATCGGCGAGCGCACCGGTGTGCCGCCGACCGAAGCCGAGTATGACAACATCGCGCGGGTGCTTCAGGCCGCCGCCAGGCACGCCAAGACGCGCGGCATTGAGCTAGGCGTCGAGGCGGTCAACCGCTACGAGAACCACCTGATCAACACCGGCTGGCAAGCCGTCGACATGATCAAGCGGGTTGGTGCCGACAATGTCTTCGTGCATCTCGATACCTACCACATGAATATCGAGGAAAAAGGCGTCGGCACCGGCATCCTCGATGCGCGCGATTTCATCAAATATATCCACCTGTCCGAAAGCGATCGCGGCACGCCGGGCTACGGCAACTGCGCCTGGGACGAGATCTTCGCGACGCTGGCTGCGATCGGCTTCAAGGGTGGTCTGGCGATGGAGAGCTTCATCAACATGCCGCCGGAAGTGGCCTATGGCCTCGCCGTCTGGCGGCCGGTCGCCAAGGACGAGGAGGAAGTCATGGGCAATGGCCTGCCGTTCCTGCGCAACAAGGCGAAGCAATACGGGTTGATCTAG
- a CDS encoding FGGY family carbohydrate kinase, with the protein MSFKADDETARVAVLDVGKTNVKLNAVTADGVVLETLSVANPVLPGPPWRHHDLESLGGWIFSSLAALATRHPLQTFVAAGHGSGGVLVGDDPDATAGAALPMIDYEQPLPEAIRQGYAPLAGSFFDRGSAMMHSATHQARQLYWMQEHAPDAVAAARWYLGLPQYWAWRLSGVATSEASLLGAQSHLWNVAERRFAPIVGARGWQRLMPDFADAWQVLGSVRPELARRYGLPEELRVLAGGHDSSLNHYRYHAAGLGDFIVVSTGTWIVGFSGRTPLDRLDEHRGMTLNSDVFGNPLGGVLTMGGREFSHVAGTAPSAAPVPDDVVLGLIAKRTMALPSFGDDDGLFPGSAGRGRIGGPPAETPVERKALALLYCALLTVECVEALGPGPLVVLDGSFLRDPLYARLVAALMPSRRVRFNLDAYGVASGAALLAGEGRRKGPAPLSLADPGDISHLSPAVAVYAPQWRARARAGHNSGFSRDFERTYR; encoded by the coding sequence ATGTCATTCAAGGCAGACGACGAAACCGCTAGGGTGGCCGTACTCGATGTCGGCAAGACCAATGTGAAGCTGAATGCGGTCACGGCCGATGGCGTCGTCCTGGAAACGCTGAGCGTTGCCAATCCGGTGCTGCCGGGGCCGCCCTGGCGGCATCACGATCTCGAAAGCCTCGGCGGATGGATTTTCTCCAGTCTAGCGGCACTCGCCACCCGCCACCCGCTGCAAACCTTCGTCGCCGCCGGTCATGGGTCCGGCGGCGTCCTCGTCGGCGATGACCCGGACGCAACAGCCGGTGCCGCCCTGCCGATGATCGACTACGAACAGCCGCTGCCGGAGGCGATCCGGCAAGGCTACGCGCCGCTTGCCGGGTCCTTCTTCGATCGCGGCAGCGCGATGATGCACAGCGCCACCCACCAGGCGCGCCAGCTCTACTGGATGCAGGAGCACGCGCCGGATGCAGTCGCCGCCGCGCGCTGGTATCTCGGCCTGCCGCAATATTGGGCCTGGCGTCTGTCCGGCGTCGCGACGTCCGAGGCGAGCCTTCTCGGCGCGCAATCGCATCTCTGGAACGTCGCCGAACGTCGCTTTGCGCCCATCGTCGGTGCGCGCGGCTGGCAACGGCTGATGCCGGATTTCGCTGATGCCTGGCAGGTTCTCGGCTCCGTGCGCCCGGAGCTCGCCCGCCGCTACGGGCTACCGGAGGAACTGCGTGTGCTGGCGGGTGGCCACGACAGCAGCCTCAATCACTATCGCTATCACGCAGCCGGCCTCGGCGATTTCATTGTCGTTTCCACCGGTACGTGGATCGTCGGCTTTTCCGGCCGCACACCGCTCGACCGGCTCGACGAGCATCGCGGCATGACACTGAACAGCGATGTTTTCGGCAACCCGCTCGGTGGGGTGCTTACCATGGGCGGGCGCGAATTTTCGCATGTGGCGGGTACGGCACCTTCGGCGGCTCCCGTTCCGGACGACGTCGTGCTCGGGCTGATCGCCAAGCGCACCATGGCCTTGCCGTCCTTCGGCGACGACGACGGTCTCTTTCCGGGAAGCGCCGGACGCGGCCGTATCGGCGGGCCGCCGGCGGAGACACCGGTCGAACGCAAGGCGCTGGCGCTGCTTTATTGTGCCTTGCTGACAGTGGAATGCGTCGAGGCATTGGGGCCGGGGCCGCTGGTCGTGCTCGACGGAAGCTTCCTGCGCGATCCCCTCTATGCCCGTCTCGTCGCGGCGCTCATGCCGAGCCGGCGGGTGCGCTTCAATCTCGACGCCTACGGCGTGGCTTCCGGTGCCGCACTCCTTGCAGGGGAGGGCCGGCGCAAGGGGCCGGCGCCGCTCTCGCTCGCCGATCCCGGTGACATCTCGCATCTATCGCCAGCGGTTGCCGTTTACGCGCCGCAATGGCGGGCCCGTGCGCGCGCCGGGCACAACAGTGGTTTCAGTCGCGACTTCGAAAGGACATATCGATGA
- a CDS encoding class II aldolase/adducin family protein encodes MTKTDILSLRREMVDICRRMNSSGINQGTAGNISVRTETGFLITPSSLPYETMRPEDLVEMDFDGTYAGLRPSSEWRFHRDILRERADINVVLHCHSVYATTLACHHKTIPSFHYMTGIAGGTTIRCAEYATFGTQALSDNALVALKDRTACLLGQHGQISLGKTLESALWLAIEIETLSRMYVQALTLGEPPVLSDDEMERVIAQMRRMSYGQAPDGEGVNDVARPRAAV; translated from the coding sequence ATGACCAAGACCGACATACTCTCGCTCCGCCGCGAGATGGTGGACATCTGCCGCCGGATGAATTCGAGTGGCATCAACCAGGGCACTGCGGGCAACATTTCGGTGCGCACCGAAACCGGCTTCCTGATCACGCCGTCGTCGCTGCCCTATGAGACGATGCGGCCCGAAGACCTTGTCGAAATGGACTTCGACGGCACCTATGCCGGCCTTCGCCCGTCGTCCGAATGGCGGTTCCACCGTGATATCCTGAGGGAGCGCGCGGATATCAACGTCGTGCTGCATTGCCACTCGGTCTATGCGACGACGCTTGCCTGTCATCACAAGACCATTCCAAGTTTCCACTACATGACCGGCATTGCCGGCGGCACGACGATCCGCTGCGCCGAATATGCGACCTTCGGTACCCAGGCGCTCTCCGACAATGCGCTGGTGGCGCTCAAGGACCGTACCGCCTGTCTGCTCGGCCAGCACGGCCAGATCTCGCTCGGCAAGACGCTGGAATCCGCCCTGTGGCTGGCGATCGAGATCGAAACCCTGTCGCGCATGTATGTCCAGGCGTTGACGCTCGGCGAGCCGCCGGTTCTGTCCGACGACGAGATGGAGCGGGTTATCGCCCAGATGCGCCGCATGAGCTACGGCCAGGCGCCGGATGGCGAGGGCGTCAACGACGTGGCCCGTCCCCGCGCTGCCGTCTAG
- a CDS encoding gluconokinase translates to MSNDHASETGIRLAFPGSIIVMGVSGTGKTSVGEAIAAACGYRFVEGDALHPEENIRKMSAGIPLTDADRWPWLTEICRQLAAGEAPLVVSCSALKRSYRDLLRDCAGGPVAFVYLHGERDVLIGRMQRRTGHFMPASLLDTQLATLEDPAGEPLTVTVDIAPPRPDVIHAALAELAGLGAADVR, encoded by the coding sequence ATGTCGAACGATCACGCGTCCGAGACTGGCATCCGCCTGGCATTCCCCGGTTCCATTATCGTGATGGGTGTGTCGGGTACCGGCAAGACCTCGGTCGGCGAGGCCATTGCCGCCGCCTGCGGCTACCGTTTCGTCGAAGGTGACGCGCTGCATCCCGAGGAAAACATTCGCAAGATGTCGGCGGGCATCCCGCTTACCGATGCGGATCGCTGGCCGTGGCTGACGGAGATCTGCCGGCAGCTCGCGGCCGGCGAAGCGCCGCTCGTCGTCTCCTGCTCGGCACTGAAGCGCAGTTATCGCGATCTGCTGCGCGATTGTGCCGGTGGACCCGTCGCCTTCGTCTACCTGCACGGCGAACGCGATGTTCTCATCGGGCGGATGCAGCGCCGGACCGGACATTTCATGCCGGCTTCGCTGCTCGACACGCAGCTCGCGACGCTGGAAGACCCGGCCGGCGAGCCTTTGACCGTGACCGTGGACATCGCTCCGCCGCGGCCGGACGTGATCCATGCGGCACTTGCCGAGCTTGCGGGGCTGGGCGCCGCGGACGTTCGCTAG
- the bcsN gene encoding cellulose biosynthesis protein BcsN — MVAALLAATAAISGCTTRQDVGTPTGSVMVPPENALILPPPGGPAVLNVVERRRTNAIEQDIYLYTSAATPGQNVLRAKFFGPMNARFDQQNTSRYAGIQDNRMMAEARRALPGVPLSLNPYFLQNNYGPFGYAYGQGRADDACIFAWQQIRQQENHRSPLKGYGTIQIRLRYCAAGASEAELLSPVYGYTITGTFGDPAWNPYGAPPPVEAGLGRTGNPIYRKEQAPSETAPVIVTTRQAPPVVRREVRVAPATQQEKPVVSSTAGASIPLPGPDGTAALPQRAAKTVPSVIVPAPACDAQQSGGACP, encoded by the coding sequence GTGGTGGCAGCTTTGCTGGCGGCGACGGCGGCGATATCCGGTTGCACGACGCGCCAGGATGTCGGAACGCCGACCGGCAGCGTTATGGTTCCCCCGGAAAATGCGCTGATCCTGCCGCCGCCCGGCGGTCCGGCGGTCTTGAACGTCGTCGAGCGACGCCGCACCAATGCCATAGAGCAGGACATTTACCTCTACACCTCGGCGGCCACTCCGGGACAGAATGTGCTGCGCGCCAAGTTTTTCGGCCCGATGAACGCGCGGTTCGATCAGCAGAATACCAGCCGCTATGCTGGCATTCAGGACAACAGGATGATGGCCGAGGCGCGTCGGGCGCTGCCCGGCGTTCCCCTGTCGCTCAATCCCTATTTCCTCCAGAACAATTACGGCCCATTCGGCTACGCCTACGGCCAGGGTCGGGCAGACGATGCCTGCATTTTCGCCTGGCAGCAGATCCGCCAGCAGGAAAATCACCGCTCTCCGCTCAAGGGCTACGGCACCATCCAGATCCGGTTGCGCTATTGCGCCGCCGGGGCGAGCGAGGCGGAACTCCTGTCGCCGGTCTACGGCTACACGATCACCGGAACCTTCGGCGATCCGGCCTGGAACCCCTATGGAGCGCCACCGCCGGTGGAAGCCGGGCTCGGCCGTACCGGCAACCCGATCTACCGCAAGGAGCAGGCACCGAGCGAAACCGCGCCGGTGATCGTCACGACGCGCCAGGCACCGCCGGTCGTCCGCCGCGAGGTTCGTGTCGCGCCCGCAACGCAACAGGAAAAACCGGTCGTCTCTTCAACGGCAGGCGCATCCATCCCGCTGCCGGGGCCGGACGGCACGGCAGCACTGCCTCAGCGTGCCGCAAAGACGGTGCCGTCCGTGATCGTGCCCGCGCCGGCATGCGATGCGCAGCAGTCCGGAGGAGCGTGTCCTTAA